From Acinetobacter suaedae, one genomic window encodes:
- a CDS encoding type VI secretion system Vgr family protein, with translation MFKTIYAALEQLGLTAQKRAIHIQFSNPALANQVFLQRIEGTHSLNGGVSAELTCLSTDATIPLKQFIGSQAAVDSVTDSGALFRTTGIITEAVQGQSDGSLTLYKLKLQDATALWHKRRNSRVFMNKTVVDILQVLFKEWQQRSQLFASSLTLDLSGLTQDYDVRPFVMQQNQTDAEFLTNLMRSEGINWLIDEAQLTVANSNSPIQAQKLRLIDDNSQYQALERRTIRYHRSSATEQYDSMTSLIAERSLQPTAVHIQRWQADALEQEDGAGSVQSKHQHSQQYDNASLGLEDVWHFTPAWMQDLNGEDGATASGNTQIEKLNQHLSHYHDAQAKQFIANTTVRDTQVGYWFKLNEHPEVDQHSSSDQEFLITKKDWFNQNNLPKDLNDQINQLVEQSQWQHSSKSEERQANQLTLQRRNIKTVPEYHPLQHRPTAHPQRARVVGPEGEEIHVDEWGRIKVRFLFTRNDDHSHDGGAGSNNNDTDSAWVDVLTPWAGEGYGARFLPRIGEIVVIDFFDGNIDRPFVTGRLHEAQRSPTKFDDQGKLPDTKKLAGIKSKEYQGSGYNQLRFDDTTGQISAQLQSSHAASQLNLGKLSHPKSEAESEDRGEGFELRTDQWGAIRAGEGLLITTHAQEQAQGNHLEAQTAKQQLEGNQNNAKALSEVAKNQQTDELESVEQLKSFAEEIQQDIAKFNKALLLLSSPNGIGLSTSEDIHLSADGQLNQFAGDSVNLTTQKNMIAQVSQKISLFAAQNGIKQVAGKGKVEIQAQTDGADLIARGDIQIISTEDTIYFIAKKKIVMTGGSSRIEISGGGIFPTTGGKFEAKAGQHLFMGGAQVAMPDVKLNSKPCYLTFEIVDLAGKPAKNVEYIAFRADGSQQIGRTNAAGQTQRFQTESSEQISIHISDENASKYKLVSKG, from the coding sequence ATGTTCAAGACGATTTATGCCGCATTAGAACAACTTGGTTTAACTGCACAAAAGCGTGCAATTCATATTCAATTTTCAAATCCTGCTTTAGCCAATCAGGTGTTTTTACAGCGTATTGAAGGTACGCATAGTCTAAATGGTGGGGTTAGCGCAGAACTCACCTGCCTATCAACGGACGCAACCATCCCCTTAAAACAGTTTATTGGTTCTCAAGCGGCTGTTGATTCCGTAACAGACTCAGGCGCTCTATTTAGAACCACAGGGATCATCACTGAAGCTGTACAAGGACAATCCGATGGCAGTCTGACCTTGTATAAACTCAAACTACAAGATGCAACTGCACTGTGGCATAAACGCCGAAACAGCCGTGTGTTTATGAATAAAACCGTGGTGGACATCCTTCAAGTATTGTTTAAGGAATGGCAGCAACGCAGCCAGTTGTTTGCATCGAGTCTCACCCTTGATCTGAGTGGACTTACCCAAGACTATGATGTTCGTCCATTTGTCATGCAACAAAACCAAACAGATGCAGAATTTCTAACCAATTTAATGCGTAGTGAAGGCATTAACTGGCTGATCGACGAAGCCCAACTCACTGTTGCCAACAGCAACAGTCCAATCCAAGCCCAAAAACTCCGTTTGATCGATGACAACAGCCAATACCAAGCCCTAGAACGAAGAACAATTCGCTACCATCGTAGCAGTGCTACCGAACAATACGACAGCATGACCAGCCTCATTGCAGAACGTTCGCTACAACCGACCGCAGTCCATATCCAACGCTGGCAAGCTGATGCCTTAGAACAAGAAGATGGGGCAGGTAGCGTCCAAAGCAAACACCAACATAGCCAACAATACGACAACGCTAGTCTAGGACTCGAAGATGTATGGCACTTCACTCCAGCATGGATGCAAGACCTGAATGGTGAAGATGGTGCAACCGCTTCAGGCAACACCCAAATCGAAAAACTGAACCAACACCTCAGTCACTACCACGATGCCCAAGCCAAACAATTTATCGCCAATACTACCGTACGAGACACCCAAGTGGGTTATTGGTTTAAACTCAACGAACACCCTGAAGTTGATCAACATTCATCTTCAGATCAGGAGTTCTTAATCACGAAAAAGGATTGGTTTAATCAAAACAACCTTCCTAAAGATTTGAATGATCAAATCAACCAATTAGTAGAACAAAGCCAATGGCAGCATTCAAGCAAGAGTGAAGAACGCCAAGCCAACCAACTGACGCTACAACGCCGTAACATCAAAACCGTACCCGAATACCACCCACTGCAACACCGTCCAACTGCTCACCCACAACGTGCAAGAGTAGTGGGACCCGAAGGCGAAGAAATCCATGTGGATGAATGGGGACGAATCAAAGTTCGCTTCCTATTTACCCGCAATGACGACCATAGCCACGATGGTGGCGCAGGCAGCAACAACAACGATACCGATTCAGCATGGGTGGACGTACTAACCCCGTGGGCAGGCGAAGGCTATGGCGCACGCTTCCTACCCCGCATTGGTGAAATCGTCGTCATCGACTTCTTTGATGGCAACATCGACCGTCCCTTTGTCACAGGACGACTCCACGAAGCACAACGCAGTCCAACAAAATTCGATGACCAAGGCAAATTACCTGATACCAAAAAACTAGCAGGGATCAAATCCAAAGAATACCAAGGTTCAGGCTACAACCAACTACGCTTTGATGACACCACTGGACAGATCAGCGCGCAACTACAAAGTAGCCATGCAGCCAGCCAACTCAATCTCGGCAAACTCAGCCATCCCAAATCAGAAGCAGAAAGCGAAGACCGAGGCGAAGGCTTTGAACTACGCACTGACCAATGGGGCGCGATCCGAGCAGGGGAAGGCTTACTGATCACCACCCATGCACAAGAACAGGCACAAGGCAATCATCTCGAAGCACAAACAGCCAAACAACAACTGGAAGGCAACCAAAACAATGCCAAAGCCCTGAGTGAAGTGGCAAAGAACCAACAAACGGATGAATTGGAGTCGGTAGAGCAGCTCAAAAGCTTTGCAGAAGAAATTCAGCAAGATATAGCCAAATTCAACAAAGCCTTACTATTACTCAGCTCACCAAATGGCATCGGACTTAGCACATCAGAAGACATCCATCTATCCGCAGATGGACAACTAAACCAATTTGCAGGGGACAGTGTTAACCTGACCACACAAAAGAACATGATTGCCCAAGTCAGTCAAAAGATCAGTTTATTTGCAGCACAAAATGGAATTAAACAAGTGGCAGGCAAAGGTAAGGTTGAGATACAGGCGCAGACAGATGGGGCTGACTTGATTGCACGTGGCGATATTCAGATTATCTCGACTGAAGATACCATTTATTTCATAGCAAAAAAGAAAATTGTTATGACGGGTGGTAGTTCAAGGATTGAAATTAGTGGTGGTGGAATTTTCCCAACGACGGGTGGTAAGTTCGAGGCAAAAGCTGGTCAGCATTTGTTTATGGGAGGTGCGCAAGTTGCGATGCCAGATGTAAAGTTAAATAGTAAACCTTGCTATTTAACTTTTGAAATCGTGGATCTCGCAGGTAAGCCAGCGAAAAATGTGGAATATATTGCTTTTAGGGCAGATGGCAGCCAACAAATTGGTCGAACCAATGCAGCAGGTCAAACGCAAAGATTCCAAACAGAGAGTTCAGAGCAAATTTCTATCCATATAAGTGATGAAAATGCTTCTAAGTATAAGCTTGTGTCAAAGGGTTAA
- a CDS encoding formylglycine-generating enzyme family protein — MIKQNLAIILLSSVALSACAKPTSNPNQNAQTPTTKANLSAEQQKQLQQLLEKTKKNLILVKGGTFMMGDFGPEHSIDKLPYAGGDSSPLHKVTLDDFHLSATKATYADFDVYTDVTGQKKVGKFDELIKKYRIPTSAAGINWQQARDYCQWLGQQINLNMDLPTEAQWEYAARNRGQYVLFATDNGKIDIGRNIWSFEQRQQSQDKFRVYKNVSILQQFPPSPLGLYDMLTDNYEWMLDWYDPEYYSKSPEKNPQGPATGTLKVVRSSAPDDGQNMHMGGNGLTIQRHAMHPVADPKLVKESANEKYYFDFNLNNSVRCAANP, encoded by the coding sequence ATGATTAAACAAAATCTTGCCATCATTTTACTTTCTAGTGTGGCGCTATCCGCTTGTGCCAAACCCACTTCAAATCCAAATCAAAACGCACAAACACCAACCACCAAAGCAAATCTATCTGCTGAACAACAAAAACAATTACAACAACTGTTAGAAAAAACCAAAAAGAATCTCATCTTGGTCAAAGGTGGAACCTTTATGATGGGTGACTTTGGTCCTGAACATAGTATTGATAAACTTCCCTATGCTGGCGGAGACAGCAGTCCTCTACACAAAGTCACTTTGGATGACTTTCATCTTAGTGCCACCAAAGCCACTTATGCCGATTTTGATGTCTATACCGATGTCACAGGACAAAAAAAAGTAGGGAAGTTTGATGAGCTTATAAAAAAATATCGTATCCCTACTTCAGCAGCAGGCATCAATTGGCAACAAGCACGCGATTATTGTCAATGGCTCGGTCAGCAGATCAACTTAAATATGGACTTACCGACCGAGGCACAATGGGAATATGCTGCTCGTAATCGTGGACAATATGTTCTCTTCGCCACAGACAACGGCAAAATCGATATTGGTCGTAATATTTGGAGCTTCGAACAACGACAACAATCACAAGATAAATTTAGAGTGTATAAAAATGTCTCTATATTACAACAATTTCCGCCAAGTCCTTTAGGTCTGTACGACATGCTAACGGATAATTATGAATGGATGCTGGACTGGTACGATCCTGAGTACTACAGTAAATCACCTGAGAAAAATCCGCAGGGTCCAGCGACAGGCACTCTAAAAGTGGTCCGCAGTTCTGCACCTGATGATGGGCAAAATATGCACATGGGGGGGAATGGTTTAACCATACAACGCCATGCCATGCATCCTGTTGCTGATCCTAAACTAGTAAAAGAATCTGCAAATGAGAAATATTATTTTGATTTTAATCTAAATAACTCAGTGCGTTGTGCAGCCAATCCTTGA
- a CDS encoding formylglycine-generating enzyme family protein, which yields MILKKMIKQNLAIILLSSMALSACAKSTSNPNQNAQAPTTKANLSPEQQKQLQQLLEKTKKNLILVKGGTFMMGDFGPEHSIDKLPYAGGDSSPLHKVTLDDFHLSATKATYADFDVYTDVTGQKKVGVFDEFSIKYRIPTSAAGINWQQARDYCQWLGQQLNLNMDLPTEAQWEYAARNRGQYVLYATDNGKIDIGRNIWSFEQKKASNREYKARKNISILQKFPPSPLGFYDMLTDNYEWMLDWYDPEYYSKSPEKNPQGPATGTLKVVRSSEPDDGQNMHMAGKGLTMQRHAIHPVADPKFVEYYSKKDYPFYYNQNNSVRCAANS from the coding sequence ATGATTTTAAAAAAGATGATTAAACAAAATCTTGCGATCATTCTACTTTCTAGTATGGCGCTATCCGCTTGCGCCAAATCTACTTCAAATCCAAATCAAAACGCACAAGCACCAACCACCAAAGCAAATCTATCCCCTGAGCAACAAAAACAATTGCAACAATTGTTAGAAAAAACCAAAAAGAATCTCATCTTAGTCAAAGGTGGAACCTTTATGATGGGTGACTTTGGTCCTGAACATAGTATTGATAAACTTCCCTATGCTGGTGGAGACAGCAGTCCTCTACACAAAGTCACTTTGGATGACTTTCATCTCAGTGCCACCAAAGCCACATATGCAGATTTTGATGTCTATACCGATGTCACTGGACAAAAAAAAGTTGGGGTCTTTGATGAGTTTTCAATTAAATACCGTATTCCTACCTCTGCAGCAGGCATCAATTGGCAGCAAGCACGTGATTATTGCCAATGGCTCGGTCAACAGCTCAACTTAAACATGGATTTACCGACCGAGGCGCAATGGGAATATGCTGCTCGTAATCGTGGGCAATACGTCCTATATGCAACCGATAATGGTAAAATCGATATTGGTCGTAATATTTGGAGCTTTGAACAAAAAAAAGCATCTAATAGAGAATATAAGGCGAGAAAGAATATATCAATATTGCAGAAGTTTCCCCCAAGTCCTTTAGGCTTCTATGATATGTTAACCGATAACTATGAATGGATGCTGGACTGGTACGACCCTGAGTACTACAGTAAATCGCCTGAAAAAAATCCACAAGGTCCTGCAACAGGTACCTTAAAAGTAGTACGAAGTTCAGAACCTGATGATGGACAAAATATGCACATGGCTGGAAAGGGCTTAACCATGCAGCGTCATGCCATACATCCTGTCGCTGACCCTAAATTTGTAGAATATTACTCAAAAAAAGACTATCCTTTTTATTATAATCAAAATAATTCAGTACGTTGTGCAGCCAACTCCTAA
- a CDS encoding YadA-like family protein codes for MRIKFQLSTLTIALVAAGSTFAAPASPTNQDCNSQWTTCVSGSGNISLFADNDGVGGGTGPYNTIKGFVGEAGVNQIQVVDFGRNSSMIQNNQGSKLLIDQEGTALHSSDFDVNNQTGTRVLVNHLGAGVYAGDKATHFSQTGVNFNSQTLSGVNAGAINANSTEAVNGSQLHTLQTQVNNLGAANTTYIDQKIAEEHQHHIDGDNQIRAEITQRVETNELQVNGNTHITGNARVDGTLSTTNLEVDLDISAGRDVNAGRNVNATENIMAGNNVSAGNAVTAGTDVLAGRDVRALRNVDANQDVNAGRNVNATEHVNAGIDVNAGRDMNAGRDVTAGRDVIAENDVWAKEHVWADGDVKTNRVDLTYGGEGRNLPQNPSTTYSPISNDTQTKLVEKFKAADGTEYYRIEDGLGNNSNGDKDSASLYVLDNGDFKRYTGSTEGAEFVHGGTAADYQRVDAITTNVVKELTDENLTYKDSTVTKPSFTANVATTDQNGNAVSHQDVSVVDSLERTEESKEFVSGTNADGNGAYGVRVSQKNAQYNANGELESGMEEDALLTSSALKLSKSVDGETSTTELTAEGLNTTTVNAKNINTDVLNAKDVNADKVTAKDVIADKVVVNGRDVEAEFNYATADRAKIRQEMIEGDAATLQAANAYTDTRASQLNRRIDDVQKTAYRGVAIALAAQQAVPNVAPGQVAVFGGVGHYEGETAGSVGVVTSFTNRLSASGAFGFAGGNEFGGRVGVAYVFGGK; via the coding sequence ATGAGAATTAAATTTCAACTTTCAACATTAACAATTGCTTTAGTTGCTGCTGGAAGTACTTTTGCTGCCCCAGCCTCACCTACCAATCAGGATTGTAATAGTCAGTGGACAACTTGCGTCTCTGGTAGTGGCAATATTTCATTGTTTGCGGATAATGACGGTGTTGGAGGTGGCACAGGACCATACAATACGATTAAAGGATTTGTTGGTGAGGCTGGCGTAAATCAAATTCAAGTAGTCGATTTTGGCAGAAATTCTAGTATGATCCAAAACAATCAAGGGTCTAAGCTTCTTATAGATCAGGAGGGTACTGCTTTGCACTCATCTGACTTTGATGTTAATAACCAAACAGGAACTCGCGTCTTAGTCAACCATTTAGGTGCTGGTGTTTATGCTGGAGACAAAGCGACTCATTTTTCACAAACAGGTGTAAATTTTAATAGCCAAACTTTAAGTGGTGTCAATGCAGGTGCAATCAATGCAAATTCGACAGAAGCTGTTAATGGCTCACAGTTGCATACATTACAAACACAGGTCAACAATTTAGGTGCAGCAAATACCACGTATATAGATCAAAAAATAGCTGAAGAACACCAACATCATATTGATGGTGATAACCAAATTCGTGCTGAAATAACACAACGTGTTGAGACCAATGAACTACAAGTCAATGGAAACACTCATATCACAGGTAATGCACGTGTTGATGGAACATTGAGTACTACAAATCTAGAAGTAGATCTAGATATCAGTGCTGGTCGTGACGTCAATGCTGGGCGGAATGTGAATGCAACTGAAAACATCATGGCTGGTAATAATGTTTCAGCTGGTAATGCAGTTACTGCTGGTACCGATGTACTTGCAGGGCGTGATGTAAGAGCACTTCGAAATGTTGATGCCAATCAAGATGTTAATGCCGGTCGAAACGTGAATGCAACTGAGCATGTAAACGCAGGTATTGATGTCAATGCTGGGCGTGACATGAATGCAGGACGTGATGTAACTGCAGGGCGTGATGTAATTGCTGAAAATGACGTTTGGGCTAAAGAACATGTTTGGGCAGATGGTGATGTAAAAACTAACCGTGTTGATCTCACATATGGTGGTGAAGGACGTAATCTCCCTCAAAATCCATCAACGACTTACAGCCCTATCAGTAATGATACTCAAACTAAGCTTGTTGAAAAATTCAAAGCAGCTGATGGTACAGAATACTATCGTATTGAAGATGGATTAGGTAACAATTCAAATGGCGATAAAGATTCTGCATCTTTATATGTCTTAGATAATGGTGATTTTAAACGCTATACAGGTTCTACAGAAGGAGCTGAATTTGTACATGGTGGCACAGCAGCAGATTACCAACGTGTCGATGCTATCACCACAAATGTTGTAAAAGAATTAACCGATGAGAACTTAACCTATAAAGACTCAACTGTAACTAAACCTTCTTTCACTGCTAACGTTGCTACAACTGATCAAAATGGTAATGCAGTTTCACATCAAGATGTTTCAGTCGTTGACTCACTTGAACGTACAGAAGAAAGCAAAGAATTTGTTTCTGGTACTAATGCAGATGGAAATGGAGCATATGGTGTTCGCGTTAGCCAAAAAAATGCGCAATACAATGCTAACGGTGAACTTGAATCAGGTATGGAAGAAGATGCTCTATTAACAAGTAGCGCATTAAAACTTAGTAAATCCGTTGACGGTGAAACATCAACGACAGAGTTGACGGCTGAAGGTTTAAATACAACAACTGTAAATGCAAAAAATATTAATACAGATGTATTAAACGCAAAAGATGTTAACGCAGATAAAGTAACTGCTAAAGATGTTATCGCTGATAAAGTCGTTGTAAATGGTCGTGATGTTGAAGCTGAGTTTAATTATGCAACTGCAGATCGTGCAAAAATTCGCCAAGAAATGATTGAAGGTGATGCGGCAACATTACAAGCAGCAAATGCCTATACAGACACGCGTGCAAGTCAATTAAATCGTCGTATAGATGATGTACAGAAAACAGCATATCGTGGTGTTGCGATTGCCTTGGCTGCTCAACAAGCTGTTCCAAATGTTGCACCTGGTCAAGTTGCAGTATTTGGTGGTGTTGGCCACTATGAAGGTGAAACTGCTGGATCAGTTGGTGTTGTAACATCATTTACAAACAGACTATCTGCAAGTGGGGCTTTTGGCTTTGCTGGTGGTAATGAGTTTGGTGGTCGTGTCGGCGTTGCTTATGTCTTTGGTGGAAAATAA
- a CDS encoding YadA-like family protein produces the protein MKNISTLAIALASGGAFAAPAPVENQACTTYWTKACLDGQDGSAAIFADNDGVGGLELNSIKGFVGKPGVDQVRVFQFNRDKTTIQNNTGAQLEINGGFTKLRSSGLGSMWVEDSGVTIVAPNHFTRFMADGVHFNDQQLMGVANGTEDTDAVNLGQLNEAISNISVGSGDKVLGTSNPVGSNGTPNAEHESWALGTTATTNGPGAVATGHGAIADQYGVATGFLSQTQGVAGTALGDQSKALADYASAIGFMAEASGQSALALGHASKAQEDNSVALGSGSIADRTNTISVGSTGAERQITNVKAGIEDTDAVNFAQLKTVETKADDAQNTANQASTIAGAAQTTANQALTRANDAHTRIDTLDTRVTNIEGDVNTLKTDMTAVKGDIIRLDGRIDHIATDIANSTQEAKDYTDSQIAKETEAREAADTALNARIDTEKAERIAADNAATTDREKIRTEFAAADAKEKAERVAADNAATADRAKIRDEFAAADAVLQANIDAEAVIRADADAKEKAERIAADNAATADRTKIRDEFAAADAKEKSERIAADNAATADRAAIRTEMAQGDAQTLASSKAYTDQRINKLENRYQAAVASSIAIASLPQPTEAGGSMVSAGLGQWESETGYAIGVSGVTENNKWVYKAAGTGNSRGNWGGGVSVGFQWK, from the coding sequence ATGAAAAACATTTCAACATTAGCAATTGCTTTAGCTTCTGGGGGCGCTTTTGCCGCACCTGCACCTGTAGAGAATCAAGCCTGCACAACTTATTGGACTAAGGCATGTTTAGATGGTCAAGATGGTTCCGCAGCTATTTTCGCTGACAATGATGGTGTAGGTGGATTAGAGTTAAATAGTATAAAAGGATTTGTAGGAAAACCAGGCGTTGATCAAGTAAGAGTATTCCAATTTAATCGAGATAAAACAACTATTCAAAATAATACAGGAGCTCAACTTGAGATTAATGGTGGATTTACAAAGTTAAGATCTTCAGGTCTTGGAAGCATGTGGGTAGAGGACTCTGGTGTAACAATTGTTGCGCCTAATCACTTTACTAGATTTATGGCAGATGGCGTTCACTTTAATGATCAGCAATTAATGGGGGTTGCTAATGGCACAGAAGATACTGATGCGGTGAATTTAGGGCAGTTAAATGAAGCAATTTCCAATATAAGTGTTGGTTCAGGCGATAAAGTTTTAGGGACAAGTAACCCTGTTGGCAGCAATGGCACCCCAAATGCTGAACACGAATCTTGGGCATTGGGTACAACCGCAACGACAAATGGTCCAGGAGCTGTGGCGACAGGACATGGCGCTATTGCAGATCAATATGGTGTCGCAACTGGTTTTCTTTCACAAACACAAGGTGTCGCTGGAACAGCACTAGGAGATCAATCAAAAGCTTTAGCTGATTATGCTAGTGCCATCGGTTTTATGGCAGAAGCATCAGGTCAATCCGCACTTGCACTAGGACACGCTTCAAAAGCACAAGAAGATAACTCTGTTGCACTGGGGTCAGGTTCAATCGCAGACCGCACAAATACTATTTCTGTCGGCTCAACTGGTGCTGAACGCCAAATTACCAATGTCAAAGCAGGTATAGAAGATACTGATGCGGTGAATTTTGCTCAGTTAAAGACAGTAGAGACTAAAGCTGATGATGCACAAAATACAGCAAACCAAGCTTCTACAATAGCAGGCGCAGCGCAAACAACAGCAAATCAGGCACTCACTCGGGCTAATGATGCGCATACTCGAATTGATACGCTGGATACACGTGTCACAAATATTGAAGGCGACGTAAATACACTTAAAACAGATATGACAGCAGTTAAAGGAGATATTATACGACTTGATGGCCGTATAGATCATATTGCAACAGATATAGCAAATAGCACTCAAGAAGCCAAAGATTATACAGACTCCCAGATTGCTAAAGAAACAGAAGCACGAGAAGCTGCGGATACAGCATTAAATGCTCGTATTGATACAGAAAAGGCTGAACGTATTGCTGCTGATAATGCTGCAACTACAGACCGTGAAAAAATCCGTACTGAATTTGCAGCAGCAGATGCCAAAGAAAAGGCAGAACGTGTAGCTGCTGACAATGCAGCAACAGCAGATCGTGCAAAAATCCGTGATGAATTTGCTGCCGCAGATGCAGTACTACAAGCAAATATAGATGCCGAAGCTGTTATTCGAGCAGATGCAGATGCGAAGGAAAAAGCTGAACGTATAGCAGCTGACAACGCAGCAACTGCTGACCGCACAAAAATTCGTGATGAGTTTGCTGCCGCAGATGCTAAAGAAAAATCCGAACGTATTGCAGCTGATAATGCAGCAACTGCTGACCGCGCTGCGATTCGAACAGAAATGGCTCAAGGTGATGCTCAAACACTGGCATCATCTAAAGCCTATACTGATCAACGCATTAACAAACTAGAAAATCGTTATCAAGCAGCAGTAGCTTCAAGCATCGCAATTGCATCATTACCACAACCCACAGAAGCTGGAGGTAGTATGGTAAGTGCAGGTTTAGGTCAATGGGAAAGTGAAACGGGTTATGCTATTGGCGTTAGTGGCGTGACAGAAAATAATAAATGGGTATACAAAGCTGCAGGAACTGGAAACAGTCGTGGTAATTGGGGCGGCGGTGTATCAGTAGGTTTTCAATGGAAATAG
- a CDS encoding DUF6502 family protein has product MQKHVLASKNMELSVTTQLSHNTETTLEHVLDIMPELIRWLVKSGIGYSEFSAALRPLFYNEAIKELDRIAQKKTDSSISILSGLTRREVNAFRPPDSKQHVCIDMQQFLMPVSVPARVVGLWIHQRLPFRIPITGSEESFESLVQQISSEKHPRSILLELKRLGVVVEINDDVILQTGSFTPSPHADESKKLFAESIVDHLAAGIHNITEGDDAFLEQAIFADELTYESVVELKKLCVDQWQTMAKTVLARTMELCRKDEGKLDASYRFRLGVFQYEAMEQHIVGINSSRNSCKESGS; this is encoded by the coding sequence ATGCAAAAACACGTTTTAGCAAGTAAAAATATGGAGTTATCAGTTACTACACAGCTATCTCATAATACAGAAACGACTTTGGAACATGTGCTTGATATTATGCCAGAATTGATTCGTTGGCTTGTAAAATCGGGCATTGGTTATAGTGAGTTTTCTGCGGCTTTGCGACCTTTATTTTATAATGAAGCGATTAAGGAGCTTGATAGGATTGCGCAAAAGAAAACTGATTCTTCAATTAGCATATTGTCTGGTCTCACTCGGCGTGAAGTAAATGCTTTTCGCCCACCAGATTCAAAACAACATGTTTGTATAGACATGCAGCAGTTTTTAATGCCTGTCAGTGTACCTGCAAGAGTTGTTGGGCTGTGGATTCATCAAAGATTGCCTTTTCGTATTCCAATCACGGGCAGTGAGGAAAGCTTTGAATCGCTTGTTCAACAAATATCATCTGAAAAACATCCGCGTTCTATTTTACTCGAACTCAAACGACTTGGTGTTGTAGTTGAGATCAATGATGATGTGATATTGCAGACAGGAAGTTTTACACCTTCACCACATGCTGATGAAAGTAAGAAGCTATTTGCTGAAAGTATTGTGGATCATTTAGCTGCAGGTATTCATAACATTACGGAAGGAGATGATGCTTTTCTAGAGCAGGCGATTTTTGCAGATGAATTGACTTATGAATCTGTTGTAGAGCTTAAAAAACTATGTGTAGACCAATGGCAAACCATGGCAAAAACGGTTTTAGCTCGAACGATGGAGCTGTGCCGGAAGGACGAAGGAAAGTTAGATGCAAGTTATCGCTTTAGACTAGGAGTCTTTCAATATGAGGCAATGGAACAGCATATTGTAGGAATAAACAGTAGCCGTAATTCTTGTAAGGAAAGTGGTAGTTAA